The following coding sequences are from one Rhodobiaceae bacterium window:
- the dut gene encoding deoxyuridine 5'-triphosphate nucleotidohydrolase — translation MSFSEVSVPVQRLPHGRDLPLPQYETDGAAGLDLQAAIPEGEELVLAPGARDMVPTGLAMALPHGYEAQIRPRSGLAAKNGVTALNSPGTIDCDYRGEVKVILINHGADPLVITRGMRIAQMIIAPVTRGIFEEHDSLPETDRGAGGFGSTGTGGS, via the coding sequence ATGAGTTTTTCGGAAGTTTCCGTACCCGTTCAGCGTTTGCCCCACGGGCGCGACCTGCCTCTCCCGCAATATGAGACGGACGGTGCGGCGGGTCTCGATCTGCAGGCCGCAATCCCCGAGGGTGAAGAGCTGGTGCTGGCGCCCGGCGCGCGCGATATGGTTCCGACCGGTCTCGCTATGGCTCTGCCCCACGGTTATGAAGCGCAGATCCGCCCGCGTTCGGGTTTGGCTGCGAAGAATGGTGTGACCGCGCTCAATTCGCCGGGCACGATCGATTGCGATTATCGCGGAGAGGTGAAGGTCATCTTGATCAATCATGGGGCCGACCCGCTGGTGATCACGAGAGGCATGCGCATTGCGCAAATGATCATCGCGCCTGTGACACGCGGCATTTTTGAGGAACATGACAGCCTGCCAGAGACCGACCGGGGTGCCGGTGGATTTGGTTCTACGGGCACCGGCGGCTCTTGA
- the lysDH gene encoding lysine 6-dehydrogenase yields the protein MKVLVLGAGGMGAKAAETVAQYDEISGLTLADLDFECADRIAKKCGSKARALKLDVTDPTALHRALSEAEAVLNCVGPFFRFGVPILTAAIETGTPYFDICDDPEPTLEMLALNDKAQANNVLAIVGIGASPGISNLLAAKTCTALDEIDHLITGWSLDDDPDGPMGDLDLNEEGGNAAFVHWMEQCSGNVTSWVDGKLTSVKPLQPLKVTYPGIGQRTLWTVGHPEPVTLPLTFNHVTKASNAMVLNRLDAMGLKDLARRIDAGRITIDEAAAEISGSFSDGGGSAFQSFIAWIASRLSGPKFPSLFALAEGRLDGRPAIAAAAITSLPKDGMAGITSVPLAVALKLYIEGKIAGTGVKAPEAVIDPDLFFGTFHPFCVSPSPVSREKLVSFTVS from the coding sequence ATGAAGGTTCTGGTTCTCGGCGCAGGCGGGATGGGAGCGAAGGCTGCCGAAACCGTGGCTCAATATGATGAGATTTCCGGGCTTACACTCGCTGACCTGGATTTTGAATGCGCAGATCGCATCGCCAAAAAATGCGGTTCCAAAGCACGTGCGCTAAAACTTGATGTAACAGACCCAACAGCACTTCACAGAGCTCTTAGTGAGGCGGAGGCGGTGCTCAATTGTGTCGGGCCTTTCTTTCGTTTCGGCGTCCCCATTCTCACGGCCGCTATAGAGACAGGGACCCCCTATTTCGACATTTGTGACGACCCTGAGCCAACGCTTGAAATGCTCGCATTGAACGACAAAGCACAAGCCAACAATGTGCTCGCCATTGTCGGCATAGGAGCGAGCCCTGGGATTTCAAATCTGCTTGCAGCCAAAACATGCACAGCGCTGGACGAGATTGATCACTTGATCACCGGCTGGAGCCTTGACGATGATCCGGATGGACCGATGGGCGATCTTGATCTCAATGAAGAGGGCGGGAATGCCGCCTTCGTCCATTGGATGGAACAATGTTCCGGCAATGTCACGAGCTGGGTCGACGGCAAGCTCACCTCGGTCAAACCCTTGCAGCCTTTGAAGGTGACCTATCCTGGCATCGGGCAACGAACATTATGGACGGTGGGCCATCCGGAACCAGTCACACTCCCCCTGACCTTTAATCATGTCACCAAAGCGTCGAACGCCATGGTGCTCAACCGGCTGGATGCGATGGGATTGAAAGATCTTGCCCGTCGCATTGATGCGGGCCGCATCACAATCGATGAGGCGGCTGCAGAAATTTCTGGTTCTTTCTCCGACGGGGGCGGGTCTGCCTTTCAATCCTTTATCGCCTGGATCGCGTCCAGACTTTCCGGTCCAAAATTCCCGTCCCTCTTTGCGCTGGCAGAGGGCCGCCTCGACGGGCGCCCGGCTATTGCCGCCGCGGCCATCACCTCTCTTCCGAAAGACGGCATGGCGGGCATCACCAGCGTGCCTCTTGCTGTGGCGTTGAAACTCTATATCGAAGGGAAAATCGCGGGCACCGGCGTTAAGGCGCCAGAGGCCGTGATCGATCCGGACCTCTTTTTCGGTACCTTTCACCCTTTTTGCGTGTCTCCAAGCCCGGTTTCGCGGGAGAAACTGGTCTCATTTACCGTGAGCTGA
- the cysK1 gene encoding O-acetylserine sulfhydrylase translates to MSQADNKPGRGRIYNDITDTIGNTPLVRLNKLAKERNVKADILLKLEFFNPLSSVKDRIGVAMIEDLESRGLLTPETIIVEPTSGNTGIALAFVCAAKGYRLILCMPESMSIERRKMLALLGAELELTPADKGMKGALARAEELLNEYPNSVMPQQFDNPANPAIHQRTTAEEIWNDTDGAVDVVISGVGTGGTFTGVGATLKEKKPSFKMIAVEPEDSPVLSGGAPGAHKIQGIGAGFVPGNLDSSLIDDVVTIGNETAFEMARRVAKEEGVPVGISSGAAIAAALEIGSRVDMEGKTIVVIIPSFAERYLSTALFDGL, encoded by the coding sequence ATGAGCCAGGCAGACAATAAGCCGGGACGCGGCCGTATCTACAACGACATCACAGATACTATCGGCAATACACCTTTGGTGCGGCTGAACAAACTCGCCAAAGAACGAAACGTCAAAGCAGACATTCTTCTGAAGCTTGAATTCTTCAATCCATTGTCGAGCGTCAAAGACCGCATTGGTGTTGCGATGATTGAAGACTTAGAAAGCCGCGGCCTCCTTACACCTGAGACAATTATTGTTGAGCCGACATCAGGGAATACGGGTATCGCACTTGCTTTTGTTTGCGCGGCCAAAGGCTATCGCCTGATCCTCTGCATGCCAGAAAGCATGTCGATTGAACGTCGGAAAATGCTGGCCCTCCTCGGCGCTGAGCTTGAGCTGACACCAGCTGACAAAGGCATGAAGGGAGCGCTTGCCCGCGCTGAAGAGCTGCTCAATGAATATCCCAATTCGGTCATGCCGCAGCAGTTTGACAACCCGGCAAACCCGGCCATTCATCAGCGCACCACGGCTGAAGAAATCTGGAATGATACAGACGGCGCCGTTGACGTCGTCATCTCCGGCGTGGGGACCGGCGGTACCTTTACCGGTGTTGGGGCGACGCTTAAAGAGAAGAAACCATCATTCAAGATGATCGCGGTTGAGCCAGAGGACAGCCCTGTTCTTTCTGGTGGCGCACCAGGCGCTCATAAAATTCAGGGGATTGGTGCAGGATTTGTCCCAGGCAATCTCGACAGCTCGCTCATTGATGATGTGGTTACCATCGGCAATGAAACTGCCTTTGAGATGGCGCGCCGTGTGGCGAAGGAAGAAGGGGTGCCCGTCGGCATCTCGTCAGGTGCCGCCATTGCCGCGGCACTCGAAATTGGCAGTCGCGTCGATATGGAAGGCAAAACTATTGTCGTGATTATTCCGTCATTCGCAGAACGCTATCTTTCAACAGCGCTCTTTGACGGGCTTTAA
- the budC gene encoding diacetyl reductase ((S)-acetoin forming) has product MAEKKAILVIGAGDATGGAIAKRFAREGFEACVVRRNGDQLAPLVDEITAAGGKAHAFGVDARKEDQMIDLVEKIESEIAPIEVAVFNIGANVNFPITETTSRVYFKVWEMACFSGFLMGREVAKKMLPRERGTMLFTGATASVRGGSGFSAFAGAKHALRALAQSLARELGPKGIHVAHPILDGAIDTQWIAENFPERYALKDQDGILQPDHIADAYWNIHCQPRDVWTHEMDLRPWMENF; this is encoded by the coding sequence ATGGCTGAAAAGAAAGCAATTCTGGTCATTGGAGCAGGTGATGCCACCGGCGGTGCGATTGCTAAACGCTTCGCCAGAGAAGGGTTTGAAGCCTGTGTCGTCCGCCGGAATGGTGACCAGTTGGCGCCTCTCGTCGATGAAATCACCGCCGCTGGGGGTAAGGCCCATGCTTTTGGCGTGGATGCGCGCAAGGAAGACCAGATGATCGATCTTGTTGAAAAAATCGAGTCTGAGATCGCGCCCATTGAAGTTGCCGTTTTCAATATCGGCGCCAATGTGAACTTTCCAATCACAGAGACAACATCGCGGGTCTATTTCAAGGTTTGGGAAATGGCCTGTTTCTCCGGCTTCCTGATGGGCCGCGAGGTCGCCAAGAAAATGCTGCCCCGAGAGCGCGGCACCATGCTCTTTACGGGCGCCACGGCCAGTGTCCGGGGTGGGTCGGGTTTCTCTGCCTTTGCCGGTGCAAAACATGCGCTTCGTGCGCTGGCACAAAGTCTCGCTCGCGAGCTCGGCCCCAAGGGCATCCATGTTGCCCATCCAATCCTTGATGGCGCCATCGACACCCAATGGATCGCAGAGAATTTTCCAGAACGCTATGCGCTGAAAGACCAAGACGGCATTCTGCAACCCGATCATATTGCGGACGCCTACTGGAACATTCATTGCCAGCCCAGAGATGTATGGACCCACGAAATGGACCTGCGCCCCTGGATGGAAAATTTTTGA
- the nahD gene encoding 2-hydroxychromene-2-carboxylate isomerase: MGKTVDFIFDFGSPNGYLSHKLVPEIEARTGATFNYMPALLGGIHKITNNQPPMIAFGGVKGKLEYEQLETQRFIKKHKLDKFKFNPHFPVITLLIMRGLIAAEMDGDKMKYIDVVATAMWEDEQKMDDPEVVAKALAANGLDAERLLARTQEQDVKQKLIENTEAAANRGVFGIPFFFVGDEGFFGKDRLGQVEELLMEG, from the coding sequence ATGGGAAAAACAGTCGACTTTATTTTCGATTTCGGAAGTCCAAACGGATATTTGAGCCACAAGCTTGTGCCGGAAATCGAAGCACGCACCGGTGCCACATTCAACTACATGCCGGCATTGCTCGGCGGCATTCACAAGATAACGAACAATCAACCACCGATGATTGCGTTTGGGGGCGTGAAAGGAAAACTCGAATATGAACAGCTTGAGACACAGCGCTTCATCAAGAAGCACAAGCTCGATAAGTTCAAATTCAACCCCCATTTCCCCGTCATCACACTGCTGATCATGCGTGGACTGATCGCCGCTGAGATGGATGGTGATAAAATGAAATATATTGACGTGGTCGCAACCGCCATGTGGGAAGACGAGCAGAAAATGGATGACCCGGAAGTGGTCGCCAAAGCGCTTGCGGCCAATGGTCTTGATGCAGAACGGCTCCTTGCCCGAACGCAGGAACAGGACGTGAAGCAAAAACTCATTGAAAATACGGAAGCAGCGGCAAACCGTGGCGTCTTTGGAATCCCTTTCTTCTTTGTTGGCGATGAAGGCTTTTTTGGCAAAGACAGGCTGGGCCAGGTTGAAGAATTGCTGATGGAAGGTTGA
- a CDS encoding putative HTH-type transcriptional regulator, with the protein MRWRDLKDEPCSVARTLSVIGDRWTLMILRDCFVGLRRFEHFEASLGITRHVLADRLKKLVDEGVLKKVPYGEAPVREEYRLTERGFELYPVVLSIVQWGDKHMADERGAPIVRRHEKCGNIVQGKMVCSDCGEELDARELTVEKGPGFINAKENQAG; encoded by the coding sequence ATGCGCTGGCGCGACCTGAAAGATGAACCCTGTTCCGTCGCTCGGACCTTATCCGTGATCGGCGACCGCTGGACCCTTATGATCCTGCGCGATTGTTTTGTGGGCCTTCGCCGGTTCGAACATTTTGAGGCAAGCCTCGGCATCACCCGCCACGTATTGGCGGATCGGTTGAAGAAGCTTGTTGATGAAGGTGTCTTGAAAAAGGTGCCCTATGGCGAGGCGCCGGTGCGCGAGGAGTACCGCCTCACCGAGCGGGGCTTTGAGCTCTACCCGGTTGTGCTATCGATTGTGCAGTGGGGCGACAAACACATGGCAGATGAGCGGGGTGCGCCCATCGTCCGCCGTCATGAGAAATGCGGAAACATCGTTCAGGGAAAGATGGTCTGTTCAGACTGTGGCGAAGAGCTGGACGCCAGAGAGTTGACCGTCGAAAAAGGTCCTGGGTTCATTAACGCAAAAGAAAACCAGGCCGGTTAA
- the moeZ gene encoding putative adenylyltransferase/sulfurtransferase MoeZ — MALNDDQLERYARHIVLKEIGGPGQQKLMQSKVLVVGAGGLGSPLLLYLAAAGVGTIGIIDDDHVSLSNLQRQVVHGTEDVGRAKVESAADAIARINPDVSVITHEARLNATNAATLIGQYDLVADGCDNFQTRFLVNDACYFARVPLVSAAVGRFDGQISTYKGYETDADGVPLPTYRDFVPTAPADGLVPTCEEAGVLGALTGVMGSMQALEVIKELTGTGTGLVGKLLIYDALDARVRTITLRHDPANPLTGDSPTITDLSAHR; from the coding sequence ATGGCCCTCAATGACGATCAGCTGGAGCGTTACGCGCGGCACATTGTGCTGAAGGAAATTGGCGGACCCGGCCAACAGAAGCTGATGCAATCAAAAGTGCTGGTTGTGGGCGCCGGCGGGCTTGGATCACCTCTTTTGCTTTACCTTGCCGCTGCCGGTGTGGGCACGATCGGTATTATTGACGATGATCATGTGTCACTCTCCAACCTGCAGCGACAGGTCGTTCATGGCACGGAAGATGTGGGTCGTGCCAAGGTTGAAAGTGCGGCGGACGCCATTGCGCGCATTAATCCAGATGTTTCGGTCATCACTCATGAAGCGCGTCTTAATGCCACCAATGCAGCGACGCTCATTGGTCAATATGATCTAGTCGCGGATGGCTGCGATAATTTCCAGACACGGTTTCTGGTAAACGATGCCTGCTACTTTGCGCGGGTACCCTTGGTGTCAGCAGCCGTTGGTCGATTTGACGGGCAGATCAGCACCTATAAGGGATATGAGACCGATGCGGACGGTGTGCCGCTTCCCACCTATCGCGATTTTGTTCCCACGGCGCCGGCGGATGGCTTGGTGCCGACCTGCGAGGAAGCAGGTGTTCTAGGCGCGCTTACCGGCGTTATGGGGTCCATGCAGGCGCTTGAGGTGATTAAGGAACTGACCGGGACTGGCACCGGCCTTGTCGGCAAGCTGCTGATCTATGACGCCCTTGATGCGCGCGTGCGTACGATCACCCTGCGTCACGATCCAGCCAATCCGCTGACCGGCGATAGTCCCACGATCACCGACCTCTCAGCTCACAGATAA
- the coaBC gene encoding coenzyme A biosynthesis bifunctional protein CoaBC, producing the protein MSSSGLSLNGRRILLIIGGGIAAYKSLELIRRLRERGASVRAIMTQAAGEFVTPLSVSSLTEDVVYQSLFDLTQESEMGHIQLSRDADLLVVVPATADLMAKMAGGLASDLATTALLATDKPVLVAPAMNVRMWEHAATQRNVSTLQGDGIHFVGPNDGDMACGEFGPGRMAEPMEIIQAVEEQLANPAGRPLSGKAALVTSGPTHEPIDPVRYIANRSSGKQGHAIAAALARLGADTTLVAGPTVQADPVGVHVKHVETAREMLAACEAALPADIAVCTAAVADWRVDQSANQKMKKDGSGTPPALALVENPDILKTLSQHASLRPGLVIGFAAETENVVDYAQAKRARKGCDWIVANDVSPGTGIMGGDMNSVHLITANAHEDWPSMSKADVAQRLALRVADHF; encoded by the coding sequence ATGTCCTCATCTGGCCTGAGCCTGAATGGTCGCCGTATCTTGCTGATCATTGGCGGCGGTATTGCAGCTTATAAGAGTCTGGAGCTTATCCGGCGGTTGCGTGAACGTGGCGCCAGTGTCCGCGCGATCATGACCCAGGCCGCAGGTGAGTTCGTGACGCCTCTCTCCGTCTCAAGCCTGACGGAAGATGTGGTCTACCAATCTCTTTTCGATCTCACTCAGGAAAGTGAGATGGGCCATATTCAACTCTCGCGGGATGCAGACCTGCTTGTCGTTGTGCCTGCCACAGCTGACCTTATGGCCAAGATGGCCGGCGGTCTTGCGAGCGACCTCGCCACGACAGCGCTCCTTGCAACAGACAAGCCCGTGCTCGTCGCGCCTGCCATGAATGTACGTATGTGGGAGCATGCGGCCACCCAGCGCAATGTTTCGACGCTCCAGGGTGATGGCATTCACTTTGTAGGTCCCAATGACGGGGACATGGCATGCGGCGAATTTGGCCCGGGCCGCATGGCAGAACCGATGGAAATTATACAGGCCGTTGAAGAGCAGCTTGCAAACCCTGCTGGCCGTCCGCTTTCAGGAAAGGCTGCACTTGTCACATCCGGGCCTACCCATGAGCCGATTGATCCCGTGCGCTACATTGCAAACCGCTCCTCTGGCAAACAAGGCCACGCGATCGCTGCCGCGCTTGCACGCCTGGGCGCCGACACAACGCTTGTTGCCGGTCCGACGGTCCAAGCTGATCCTGTTGGTGTTCACGTGAAACATGTAGAGACTGCTCGCGAAATGCTAGCCGCTTGCGAAGCAGCACTGCCAGCAGACATTGCGGTCTGTACTGCCGCTGTCGCAGATTGGCGTGTTGATCAAAGTGCCAACCAGAAAATGAAGAAGGATGGCAGCGGCACACCGCCCGCGCTCGCCCTGGTTGAAAACCCCGACATTCTGAAAACCCTGTCCCAACATGCAAGCTTGCGCCCTGGTCTGGTGATCGGCTTTGCCGCAGAGACAGAAAATGTTGTCGACTACGCACAAGCCAAACGGGCACGCAAAGGGTGTGACTGGATTGTCGCCAATGACGTGTCTCCCGGCACCGGCATTATGGGCGGTGACATGAACAGCGTTCATCTCATCACTGCCAATGCCCACGAAGACTGGCCTTCAATGTCGAAGGCGGATGTTGCGCAGCGCCTGGCGCTCCGCGTTGCAGATCACTTTTAA
- a CDS encoding putative 2-hydroxyacid dehydrogenase, with product MATTPEKPLVIVTRKLPDAIETRLGELFETRLNESDEPMSQSALANAMREADVLVPTVTDRIDGRLMAQAGDKLRLIAQFGTGVDNIDVESAIARGITVTNTPSVLTEDTADMTMALILSVPRRLVEGVDYLQARAATWTGWSPTWMLGRRIGGKKLGILGMGRIGQAVARRAKAFGLDIHYHNRHQLSAGVEEELRATYWESLDAMLAEVDILSVNCPHTPATYHLLNTKRLKLMKPEAYIVNTARGEVIDENALVHALENEEIAGAGLDVFEQEPAVNQSLVNHSKVVLLPHMASATFEGRMEMGEKVLINIRTWVDGHKPPDRVIPAIL from the coding sequence ATGGCTACAACGCCCGAAAAGCCTCTTGTCATTGTCACCCGCAAATTGCCGGATGCCATCGAAACGCGTTTGGGCGAACTCTTTGAGACCCGGCTCAACGAGAGCGATGAACCTATGAGCCAATCAGCACTGGCGAACGCCATGCGCGAGGCTGACGTGCTGGTGCCGACCGTGACCGACCGTATTGACGGGCGGCTTATGGCGCAGGCGGGCGATAAGCTTCGCCTGATTGCCCAGTTTGGAACCGGCGTCGACAATATTGATGTGGAAAGCGCAATCGCCAGAGGCATCACCGTCACCAACACACCCAGCGTTTTGACAGAAGACACAGCGGATATGACCATGGCGCTGATCCTCTCTGTGCCACGGCGTCTGGTGGAAGGGGTCGACTATCTTCAGGCACGCGCGGCCACCTGGACCGGTTGGTCACCCACCTGGATGTTGGGTCGGCGTATTGGCGGCAAGAAGCTCGGCATTCTGGGCATGGGGCGCATAGGCCAGGCAGTGGCGCGCCGCGCCAAGGCATTTGGCTTGGACATTCACTATCACAATCGCCATCAACTGAGCGCAGGAGTGGAAGAAGAGCTTCGCGCGACTTACTGGGAGAGCCTTGATGCCATGTTGGCTGAGGTTGATATCCTCTCGGTCAATTGCCCGCATACGCCCGCGACCTATCATCTGCTCAATACGAAGCGTCTGAAGCTCATGAAGCCCGAAGCCTATATCGTGAATACGGCACGTGGCGAAGTGATTGACGAAAATGCCCTGGTGCACGCCTTGGAGAATGAAGAGATCGCCGGCGCGGGGCTTGATGTGTTTGAGCAGGAACCAGCGGTGAACCAGTCGCTCGTCAATCACTCCAAGGTTGTGTTGCTGCCGCATATGGCGTCAGCGACATTTGAGGGACGGATGGAAATGGGTGAGAAGGTGCTGATCAATATCCGCACCTGGGTCGACGGGCACAAGCCACCAGACCGGGTGATCCCTGCGATACTCTAA
- the iscR gene encoding HTH-type transcriptional regulator IscR, with amino-acid sequence MRLSKKTLLALEAVLDVAVNARPDPVQSKDITRRQGIPQRYLEQVMQQLVHANILKGVRGPKGGYRLARERRRISMGDIVRIVGAMELADEPRDTPSVLSEKVIGPIWDTIQSDMMEKLDAVTIEDLCRNAAEVGADGEIKSDADFTI; translated from the coding sequence GTGCGACTATCGAAAAAAACACTCTTGGCTCTTGAAGCGGTTCTGGATGTTGCCGTGAATGCGCGGCCCGACCCGGTTCAATCGAAAGACATTACCCGGCGCCAAGGCATCCCGCAGCGATACCTGGAACAGGTCATGCAGCAGCTAGTGCATGCCAATATTCTCAAAGGTGTGCGAGGCCCCAAGGGTGGATACCGGCTTGCGCGGGAACGGCGGCGGATCTCCATGGGTGACATTGTGCGGATTGTGGGTGCCATGGAACTGGCGGATGAACCGCGTGATACACCTTCTGTCTTGAGCGAAAAGGTCATTGGCCCCATATGGGATACAATTCAATCAGACATGATGGAAAAACTTGATGCCGTGACCATTGAGGATCTTTGCCGAAATGCTGCCGAGGTAGGCGCCGACGGCGAAATCAAAAGCGATGCAGACTTTACGATTTAG
- the crt gene encoding short-chain-enoyl-CoA hydratase: MTGTVITGTEKISFEVRGHVALIGINRPDKMNAFDADMLAGIGRAYMHLHTNDDLRSGVLHGHGKAFTAGLDLMSLAGSLSEEGGPRPKDQLDPYGLETEPCSKPVVMAAHGRCYTLGIELALSSDICVAAEGTVFAQLEVARGIFPFAGASWRFAEQCGWGNAMRYVLTADQFDAAEALRIGLAQEITAPDHVLDRAVEIATRIAAMAPLGVRTTLAHARKAATEGEAAAYADVAPKRVKAFASEDVQEGVAAMMERREPNFQGR; the protein is encoded by the coding sequence ATGACAGGAACAGTGATTACCGGCACTGAGAAGATCAGCTTTGAAGTGCGCGGACATGTGGCCCTCATCGGGATCAATCGGCCAGATAAGATGAATGCATTTGATGCCGACATGCTTGCCGGTATTGGCCGCGCCTATATGCATCTTCACACGAATGACGATCTGCGCTCCGGGGTCCTTCATGGACACGGCAAGGCATTTACCGCCGGGCTCGACCTCATGTCACTCGCTGGTTCTCTTTCCGAAGAGGGCGGGCCACGGCCGAAAGACCAGCTTGACCCCTACGGTCTTGAAACCGAGCCATGCTCCAAACCTGTCGTAATGGCCGCACATGGTCGTTGTTACACACTCGGGATTGAACTTGCTCTCTCCTCAGACATTTGTGTTGCCGCTGAGGGGACAGTTTTCGCACAGCTCGAAGTCGCACGCGGAATATTCCCGTTCGCCGGTGCCAGCTGGCGGTTTGCAGAACAATGCGGCTGGGGCAACGCGATGCGCTATGTTCTAACGGCGGATCAGTTTGATGCTGCAGAAGCTCTCCGGATCGGATTGGCGCAGGAAATCACCGCACCAGACCATGTGCTTGATCGAGCTGTGGAGATCGCGACACGCATTGCCGCCATGGCACCACTTGGTGTTCGCACCACACTCGCTCATGCGCGTAAAGCCGCTACTGAAGGCGAGGCTGCGGCTTATGCGGATGTCGCTCCAAAAAGAGTGAAGGCATTTGCAAGTGAGGACGTGCAAGAAGGCGTTGCCGCCATGATGGAGCGGCGGGAACCCAATTTTCAGGGACGCTAA
- a CDS encoding thioesterase-like superfamily protein has product MNAPSSTAVFTPESGKWQPAPQSMGPFGGMHGGAVSGLLTGELETLSGKAGHGSAISAAVYLLRPAPATLVETRPIAVREGGRVAVYENELWANDKLQAKASMCFLRGVPDGSEITGISEAIQGSVPGTPLLDPADVPKWQFPREPMAASFLNAVDIREDNDGTIWIRATRPLFEEATPFASTISFADFSTLFSVVATGGRPNAGGWPNADLSMHLSRLPVGPWVGIKTRSDWFSDGRGLTESEIHDVHGRIGRSTQAVVLAPVPSA; this is encoded by the coding sequence ATGAATGCTCCCTCAAGCACCGCCGTCTTCACACCTGAGTCGGGCAAGTGGCAACCAGCGCCCCAAAGTATGGGACCGTTTGGTGGCATGCATGGAGGAGCGGTTTCTGGTCTCCTTACCGGCGAGCTTGAAACACTTTCTGGAAAAGCAGGACATGGCTCTGCGATCTCGGCAGCTGTTTACCTTCTGCGCCCCGCTCCTGCGACGCTTGTTGAAACGCGGCCCATAGCAGTGCGCGAAGGCGGCCGCGTCGCCGTCTATGAAAACGAGCTTTGGGCGAATGACAAGCTCCAGGCCAAAGCGTCCATGTGTTTCCTCAGGGGCGTTCCCGACGGATCTGAAATCACCGGGATTTCAGAGGCGATCCAGGGAAGTGTTCCAGGCACACCTCTGCTTGATCCTGCAGATGTGCCCAAGTGGCAATTCCCCCGTGAGCCGATGGCCGCATCGTTTCTAAATGCAGTCGACATTCGCGAAGACAATGACGGTACCATCTGGATACGCGCGACACGCCCTTTGTTTGAAGAAGCAACGCCCTTCGCCTCCACCATTAGCTTTGCCGATTTCTCGACACTCTTTTCCGTTGTTGCGACCGGTGGGCGACCCAATGCTGGCGGCTGGCCCAACGCGGATCTCTCGATGCACCTCTCACGACTCCCTGTCGGTCCGTGGGTCGGTATTAAGACACGATCTGACTGGTTTTCCGACGGCCGTGGCCTGACTGAGTCAGAGATCCATGATGTACATGGTCGCATTGGCCGCTCAACACAGGCGGTTGTCCTGGCGCCAGTACCTTCTGCATAG